Proteins encoded by one window of Simiduia curdlanivorans:
- the lexA gene encoding transcriptional repressor LexA, giving the protein MIKLTARQQEVLELVKRAIDETGYPPTRAEIAQELGFKSANAAEEHLKALARKGAIEMVAGASRGIRLPESETGIPLIGRVAAGNPILAEENIEEYCEIPASFFSPSADYLLRVHGMSMKNIGILDGDLLAVHRTTEARTGDVVVARIDEDVTVKRFEHRRGTSSIKLHPENEEFDVIEVDLKSQSFAIEGLSVGVLRRGKH; this is encoded by the coding sequence ATGATCAAACTCACCGCCAGACAACAAGAAGTGCTTGAGCTAGTGAAACGCGCCATCGACGAAACCGGCTATCCGCCTACTCGTGCCGAGATAGCGCAGGAGCTCGGTTTTAAGTCGGCCAATGCCGCTGAGGAGCACCTCAAAGCCCTAGCACGTAAGGGTGCGATTGAAATGGTGGCGGGCGCTTCTAGAGGCATTCGCCTACCCGAATCCGAAACCGGTATTCCATTGATCGGCCGCGTTGCGGCAGGCAATCCGATTTTGGCGGAAGAGAATATTGAAGAGTATTGTGAAATTCCAGCATCCTTCTTCAGCCCAAGCGCCGACTACCTGCTCCGTGTGCACGGTATGAGCATGAAAAATATCGGCATTTTAGATGGCGACCTATTAGCCGTTCACCGCACCACGGAAGCGAGAACAGGCGATGTGGTGGTTGCACGTATCGATGAAGACGTAACCGTTAAACGCTTCGAGCACCGCAGAGGTACGTCATCGATAAAACTACATCCAGAAAATGAAGAGTTTGATGTCATCGAAGTGGATCTAAAATCCCAGTCTTTTGCCATAGAAGGGCTCAGTGTCGGCGTTTTAAGAAGAGGCAAGCACTAA
- a CDS encoding TIGR00730 family Rossman fold protein, giving the protein MLDAKMPEAWRVLRIQSELVDGIEQLIKVRGAVTVFGSARTPPEHPYYKAAETLGRLFAESGIPVITGGGPGIMEASNKGAKMAGGDSVGLNITLPMEQDPNPYQTISLTFRYFFVRKFMFVKHAIGFVIMPGGFGTLDELFEALTLVQTGKVEPFPIVLVDKGYWKGLVTWLTSTMLADGNINALDMKLIQLVDTPQEAVDIIKAHVVKKSAQAAH; this is encoded by the coding sequence ATGCTTGACGCAAAAATGCCTGAGGCTTGGCGCGTACTGCGTATACAGTCTGAATTAGTAGATGGTATTGAGCAGCTGATAAAAGTTAGGGGCGCTGTGACTGTTTTTGGCAGCGCCCGCACCCCTCCGGAGCACCCATACTATAAGGCCGCAGAGACGCTTGGGCGATTATTTGCCGAGAGCGGTATTCCGGTCATCACCGGCGGTGGCCCCGGCATTATGGAGGCATCGAACAAGGGCGCGAAGATGGCCGGTGGAGATTCCGTCGGACTCAATATCACCTTGCCCATGGAGCAGGACCCCAACCCTTATCAAACCATTAGCCTGACGTTTCGTTACTTTTTCGTGCGCAAGTTTATGTTCGTTAAACACGCCATCGGGTTTGTGATTATGCCCGGCGGCTTTGGCACCTTAGATGAGCTGTTTGAAGCCTTAACCTTGGTGCAAACAGGGAAGGTTGAGCCTTTTCCCATCGTATTAGTCGACAAGGGCTATTGGAAAGGTTTAGTCACTTGGCTAACAAGCACCATGCTGGCCGATGGAAATATCAATGCGCTGGATATGAAGTTGATTCAATTGGTGGATACGCCCCAAGAGGCCGTCGACATTATTAAGGCCCACGTGGTTAAAAAGTCGGCTCAGGCTGCTCATTGA
- the topA gene encoding type I DNA topoisomerase, producing the protein MAKSLVIVESPAKAKTINKYLGSDFVVKSSVGHIRDLPTSGSAKGAVDPKERARQAAITRKLSPKDKIAHKEAKSREQLINRMGIDPDNNWAAHYEILPGKEKVVSELKQLAAKADVIYLATDLDREGEAIAWHLREAIGGDDSRYKRVVFNEITKSAIQDAFSQPGELDLDRVNAQQARRFLDRVVGYMVSPLLWEKVARGLSAGRVQSVAVRLLVEREQEIRAFVPEEYWDLFANLLTKDRAKLRFEVKKYNDQAFKPLTEADALVAVKALEGATYTVAEREDKPTKSRPSAPFITSTLQQAASTRLSFSVKKTMMMAQRLYEAGYITYMRTDSTNLSAEAVGHCRDYILDNFGKRYLPETPMSYGSKEGAQEAHEAIRPSDVSLMPAHLKGMERDAERLYGLIWQQFVACQMTPAEFTSSSVVVQAAGYELRTRGRVIRFDGFMKVMPVQAKKDEDVVLPDVSVGEVLNLEKLDPNQHFTKPPARYSEAALVKELEKRGIGRPSTYAAIISTIQDRGYARVEARRFFAEKMGDIVTERLVESFDDLMAFSFTAEMEQSLDKVALGERGWQEVLNEFYQNFSKKLEAAKSKDGGMRANDPTDTNIACSNCGRHMQIRTGSTGVFLGCSGYGLPPKERCKNTMNLVSGDEAISADDDEAETRMLRKKRRCKLCKAAMDSYLLDETRKLHICGNNPDCAGFEVEQGTFKIKGYDGPVLECDKCGSEMQLKTGRFGKYFGCTNDSCKNTRKLLKNGEAAPPKMDPVPMPELICQKVDDHYILRDGAAGLFLAASQFPKNRETRAPLLSELMPHKAEIDPKYTFLFSAPLADEEGNPSIVRFNRKEKVHYVQTEVEGKASGWKAVYEGGKWLIDAAKKPKAKKAAAKKPAKKKSS; encoded by the coding sequence ATGGCCAAATCACTTGTTATTGTCGAGTCACCCGCAAAGGCAAAGACCATCAATAAATACCTAGGCAGTGATTTCGTTGTCAAATCGAGTGTTGGCCACATTCGCGACCTGCCCACTAGCGGTAGCGCGAAAGGCGCTGTAGACCCAAAAGAGCGGGCTCGCCAGGCGGCTATTACGCGCAAATTGTCACCCAAGGACAAAATTGCCCACAAAGAAGCTAAATCGCGCGAGCAATTAATCAATCGCATGGGCATAGACCCGGACAACAACTGGGCCGCGCACTATGAAATTCTACCGGGCAAAGAAAAGGTAGTCAGTGAGCTTAAGCAGTTGGCGGCGAAGGCTGATGTTATCTATCTCGCAACGGATTTGGATAGAGAGGGGGAGGCGATTGCCTGGCATTTACGCGAAGCCATTGGCGGCGACGATAGCCGTTATAAACGCGTGGTATTTAATGAAATTACCAAATCCGCGATTCAAGATGCTTTTTCCCAGCCCGGTGAGCTAGATCTGGATCGCGTTAACGCTCAGCAGGCGCGTCGCTTTCTCGATAGGGTAGTGGGTTATATGGTGTCCCCGCTGCTCTGGGAAAAGGTCGCACGCGGTTTGTCTGCCGGCCGAGTCCAATCCGTTGCCGTACGTTTGTTGGTAGAAAGGGAGCAGGAAATTCGCGCCTTTGTACCGGAAGAGTATTGGGATTTATTTGCTAACTTACTGACCAAAGACCGAGCAAAATTACGCTTTGAAGTTAAAAAATATAACGACCAAGCATTTAAGCCCCTAACGGAAGCGGACGCGCTGGTTGCTGTTAAGGCGCTTGAGGGCGCAACTTACACTGTTGCCGAGCGCGAAGATAAGCCGACCAAGTCTAGACCTTCCGCCCCTTTTATCACCTCGACTTTGCAGCAGGCGGCGAGTACACGCTTAAGCTTTAGCGTTAAGAAGACCATGATGATGGCGCAGCGTCTGTACGAGGCGGGTTATATTACCTACATGCGTACCGATTCGACCAACTTGTCTGCCGAAGCGGTAGGGCATTGCCGCGATTATATTTTAGATAACTTTGGTAAGCGCTATCTGCCTGAAACGCCCATGAGTTATGGCAGCAAGGAGGGCGCACAGGAGGCGCACGAGGCTATTCGGCCGTCAGATGTTAGTTTGATGCCCGCGCATTTAAAAGGCATGGAGCGCGACGCCGAGCGCCTCTATGGTTTGATTTGGCAGCAGTTTGTCGCCTGTCAAATGACGCCGGCAGAGTTTACTTCCAGTTCCGTGGTGGTACAGGCCGCCGGTTATGAGTTGCGCACCCGTGGTCGCGTTATTCGGTTTGATGGCTTTATGAAGGTCATGCCGGTACAGGCGAAAAAAGATGAAGACGTGGTGTTGCCGGATGTGTCGGTCGGCGAAGTCTTAAATTTAGAAAAGCTCGATCCCAATCAACATTTTACCAAGCCACCAGCGCGTTACTCGGAAGCTGCGCTGGTTAAAGAGCTGGAAAAACGTGGCATAGGCAGGCCTTCAACTTACGCGGCAATTATTTCGACAATTCAAGACCGCGGTTACGCACGGGTTGAGGCGCGGCGCTTTTTTGCCGAGAAAATGGGCGACATAGTGACCGAGCGTTTGGTTGAGAGCTTTGATGATTTAATGGCCTTCTCTTTTACTGCCGAAATGGAGCAGTCGCTCGATAAAGTGGCGCTGGGCGAGCGCGGTTGGCAGGAGGTGTTAAACGAGTTTTACCAGAACTTCTCTAAGAAGCTTGAGGCGGCCAAGAGTAAAGACGGCGGCATGCGCGCTAACGACCCAACGGATACAAATATAGCTTGCTCTAATTGTGGCCGGCACATGCAAATTCGAACCGGTTCCACCGGCGTATTTTTGGGTTGTTCGGGCTACGGTTTGCCGCCAAAAGAGCGCTGCAAAAATACCATGAACTTGGTTTCCGGCGATGAAGCTATCAGCGCCGATGATGACGAGGCGGAAACCCGCATGCTGCGGAAAAAGCGCCGCTGCAAATTATGTAAAGCAGCAATGGATAGTTACCTGCTCGATGAAACTCGAAAACTACATATCTGCGGTAACAACCCAGATTGCGCAGGATTTGAAGTGGAGCAGGGCACATTTAAGATTAAGGGCTACGACGGCCCAGTCTTGGAGTGCGATAAGTGCGGTAGTGAAATGCAGCTCAAAACCGGCCGCTTTGGCAAATATTTTGGCTGTACCAATGATAGTTGTAAAAACACACGGAAACTGTTGAAAAATGGCGAGGCGGCGCCACCGAAGATGGACCCGGTTCCTATGCCGGAGCTGATCTGCCAAAAAGTGGATGACCACTACATTCTGCGCGACGGTGCTGCAGGCTTGTTTTTGGCGGCGAGCCAATTCCCTAAGAACCGAGAAACACGTGCGCCTTTGTTGTCGGAATTGATGCCCCACAAAGCCGAAATAGACCCCAAATACACCTTTTTGTTTTCTGCGCCGTTAGCGGACGAGGAGGGTAATCCCAGCATTGTGCGCTTTAACCGAAAAGAAAAAGTTCACTATGTGCAGACGGAGGTGGAGGGCAAGGCTTCTGGCTGGAAAGCGGTGTATGAAGGTGGTAAATGGTTGATTGATGCCGCTAAAAAGCCAAAGGCGAAAAAAGCGGCAGCCAAAAAACCAGCCAAGAAAAAGTCTTCCTAG
- a CDS encoding DUF6586 family protein, with protein MSYSQNLVNQQLAWCSTLVEHFKAESAPWLKEALLQSLTWHLQVAYSAFLQELAESQRLACERSSSIVTVINAIPSGRGCPAEFEELKALEMNDSWLSSLLARATSPAAIAIDSGVNQPHNLIAVSGVGSWNLAEAQAVLLALRQLIERNRALGQEY; from the coding sequence GTGAGCTATTCGCAGAACTTGGTAAATCAGCAACTGGCATGGTGCTCAACCTTGGTTGAGCACTTCAAGGCTGAGTCCGCACCCTGGTTAAAAGAGGCGTTACTACAATCCTTGACCTGGCATCTACAGGTTGCTTACAGCGCCTTCTTGCAAGAGTTGGCAGAGAGCCAACGCCTGGCCTGCGAGCGCTCAAGTTCAATCGTGACCGTAATTAACGCTATCCCAAGCGGTAGAGGCTGCCCGGCGGAGTTTGAAGAATTAAAAGCCTTGGAGATGAATGACTCATGGCTTTCTAGTTTGCTTGCTCGCGCCACTAGCCCGGCAGCTATAGCAATAGATTCTGGCGTTAATCAGCCGCACAATCTAATTGCAGTTTCAGGTGTAGGTTCGTGGAATCTTGCCGAGGCGCAGGCAGTTCTGTTGGCGCTACGGCAATTGATTGAGCGAAATCGTGCCCTTGGTCAAGAGTACTAA
- a CDS encoding cell division inhibitor SulA, which translates to MNIAAHTHNQPLARKAPAVERCRSTRLTELVVPNAEQHTLLLPMLQYLSNQHKDRWVTIISDKAVSQRWLKEQGVNVNTIRVIQAQHVNDALWMTWEAVANGTSHTVIAELGVQTQTVIRELEQAADEGDCRVVLVRSR; encoded by the coding sequence ATGAATATCGCTGCACACACGCATAATCAACCTCTTGCTCGTAAAGCCCCGGCAGTAGAGCGCTGTAGAAGCACGCGCTTAACCGAGCTAGTCGTACCCAACGCCGAACAACACACCCTGCTGCTACCCATGTTGCAGTACCTAAGCAACCAGCACAAAGATCGCTGGGTTACCATCATCAGCGATAAGGCCGTATCCCAGCGTTGGCTCAAGGAACAAGGGGTTAACGTAAACACGATTCGGGTTATTCAGGCCCAGCACGTTAACGACGCGCTGTGGATGACCTGGGAAGCTGTCGCCAACGGTACCAGCCACACAGTCATAGCAGAGCTGGGCGTACAAACGCAGACTGTCATTCGCGAATTAGAGCAGGCAGCCGACGAAGGCGATTGTCGTGTTGTGCTGGTCAGAAGCCGCTAG
- a CDS encoding universal stress protein, translating into MNSYQHIVVGVDLSPESHQVIERAVQIAKNHNAKLLLAHIIEPLAFAYGGDIPMDLTEVQEQLQTQAKGQLHKLAQQFAIDQTQCHLLVGQPAAELHQLATEHKSELIIVGSHGRRGLALILGSTANGVLHGAHCDVLAVRIQER; encoded by the coding sequence ATGAATAGTTACCAACACATTGTCGTAGGCGTAGACTTATCGCCAGAATCGCACCAAGTTATCGAGCGCGCCGTTCAAATAGCGAAAAACCATAACGCCAAGCTACTCCTAGCACACATCATCGAGCCACTCGCCTTCGCCTACGGCGGCGATATCCCCATGGATTTAACCGAGGTTCAAGAACAGCTGCAGACGCAAGCGAAGGGCCAATTACATAAACTTGCCCAGCAGTTTGCTATTGATCAAACCCAATGCCATCTCTTAGTAGGCCAACCGGCAGCGGAGCTCCACCAACTTGCCACTGAGCACAAATCCGAGCTCATTATTGTGGGTAGTCATGGTCGCCGTGGTTTGGCGCTAATACTCGGCTCAACTGCCAATGGGGTGCTTCACGGCGCGCACTGTGACGTTCTGGCCGTGCGCATCCAAGAGCGCTAA
- a CDS encoding TetR/AcrR family transcriptional regulator: MSETDTVARILDAAEALFAERGFAETSLRTITSTAGVNLAAVNYHFGSKKELIQAVFARFLTPFCQELERSLVKLIERKGSDLTPEDLLDCLFSTICDGSEEGSYAAQRFMRLLGLAYAQSQGHIRRFIIARYHKYYQHFTSLLLKAAPGIDPVTFYWRLYFMLGATIFTLSSFDSISEILKEDFGLDSTLTGTTQMMVPALSGMFNVK; the protein is encoded by the coding sequence ATGTCTGAAACAGATACCGTCGCCCGTATTCTTGACGCGGCTGAGGCATTATTTGCCGAGCGCGGATTCGCGGAAACCTCCCTCCGAACTATAACCAGCACCGCCGGTGTTAATCTCGCCGCGGTCAATTACCATTTCGGCTCGAAGAAAGAGCTAATCCAAGCGGTGTTCGCACGTTTTTTGACTCCTTTCTGTCAAGAGCTGGAGCGCTCCTTGGTGAAGTTGATTGAGCGCAAAGGCAGCGACTTAACGCCTGAAGATTTGCTCGATTGTTTGTTTTCTACGATTTGCGACGGCTCGGAAGAGGGTAGTTATGCAGCGCAGCGTTTTATGCGCTTATTGGGCTTGGCTTACGCACAATCACAGGGTCATATTCGCCGCTTTATTATTGCTCGATATCACAAGTATTATCAGCACTTCACTAGTTTATTGCTCAAGGCAGCACCGGGCATAGACCCGGTGACTTTCTATTGGCGGTTATATTTTATGCTTGGAGCGACAATTTTTACCTTGTCGAGCTTTGATTCTATTAGCGAGATTCTAAAAGAGGATTTCGGTTTGGACAGCACGCTAACAGGTACGACGCAAATGATGGTGCCCGCGCTTTCGGGTATGTTCAACGTTAAGTAA
- a CDS encoding ATP-binding cassette domain-containing protein, with product MPLIRFDNASLHFGLQVILDSVQLLVEPGQRMCLIGHNGAGKSTLMKIIGGEVQLDGGEIWRQPGLRLARLEQDLPEPDALTVFEVVSKAFDHVGELIAEYHKLAVDPEPDMRRLGQLQAQIEAEDGWAIEQKVESILTRLQLPREATMASLSGGWRRRVALAKALVIEPDLLMLDEPTNHLDIEAIEWLEQQILAFKGAVVFVTHDRALLQKLATHIVELDRGHLRCWTGDYKSFLVFREQQLAEEERHNALFDKRLAEEEVWIRQGIKARRTRNEGRVRALKALRVERAQRRERHGQASFEVQQGENSGKLVAELKNISQSFAGRPVISQFSTTIVRGDRIGFLGPNGAGKSTLLKIILGQLVPEQGSVRLGTNISVAYFDQLRDQLDLEKNVVDNIAEGREFIDVNGRQKHIISYLSDFLFTGERARTPLKALSGGERNRVLLARLFSKPANLLVLDEPTNDLDVETLELLEDLLSAYEGTMLLVSHDRSFLDNVVTSCFAFEGNGIVNEYVGGYEDWQRQGGDWHKYKSVVPLVAAKVEPANQSASSTTDSAQKSKKLSYKLQRELEQLPQTIEQLENDIGKLQAQIAEASFFEQERTVTDVVLAELASQEAALERAFERWSELDSL from the coding sequence ATGCCCTTAATTCGCTTTGACAATGCCTCCCTTCATTTTGGGCTGCAAGTTATCTTGGACAGCGTCCAATTACTTGTGGAACCCGGCCAGCGCATGTGCTTGATCGGCCACAATGGCGCCGGTAAGTCGACCTTAATGAAGATTATCGGTGGCGAAGTCCAGCTTGACGGTGGCGAGATCTGGCGTCAGCCGGGTTTGCGCTTAGCGCGACTGGAACAGGACTTGCCCGAGCCAGATGCCCTGACGGTATTTGAGGTGGTGTCCAAAGCTTTTGATCATGTGGGCGAGCTAATTGCCGAATACCATAAGTTGGCGGTAGATCCAGAGCCTGATATGCGCCGCCTTGGCCAGTTACAGGCGCAGATTGAGGCAGAAGATGGTTGGGCCATTGAGCAAAAGGTGGAGTCCATCTTGACCCGTTTGCAGTTGCCGCGGGAGGCGACTATGGCGTCTTTATCGGGTGGTTGGCGTCGGCGTGTGGCCTTGGCTAAGGCATTAGTGATCGAACCCGATCTGCTGATGTTAGATGAACCGACCAACCATTTAGATATCGAGGCGATCGAATGGCTCGAGCAGCAGATTCTGGCTTTTAAAGGGGCTGTTGTATTCGTCACTCACGATCGAGCCTTGTTGCAAAAACTAGCCACACACATTGTCGAGTTAGACCGTGGTCATCTGCGCTGTTGGACCGGCGACTATAAAAGCTTTTTGGTGTTTCGCGAACAGCAACTGGCTGAGGAAGAGCGCCACAATGCCTTGTTCGACAAGCGGTTAGCGGAAGAGGAAGTGTGGATTCGCCAGGGCATTAAAGCCCGTAGAACAAGAAATGAAGGGCGTGTGCGCGCGTTAAAGGCCTTGCGCGTCGAGCGCGCCCAGCGCCGGGAGCGGCACGGGCAGGCGTCGTTTGAGGTGCAGCAAGGCGAAAACAGCGGCAAGTTAGTTGCCGAGTTAAAAAATATCAGCCAGAGCTTTGCCGGTAGGCCGGTGATCAGTCAGTTTTCAACGACCATCGTGCGCGGGGATCGCATTGGCTTCTTGGGCCCCAATGGCGCCGGTAAGAGCACGCTATTGAAAATTATTTTGGGTCAGCTGGTGCCGGAGCAAGGTAGTGTTCGATTGGGCACGAATATTAGTGTTGCCTACTTTGACCAACTTCGAGATCAGTTGGACTTGGAAAAGAACGTCGTCGATAACATCGCCGAAGGCCGAGAGTTTATCGATGTTAACGGCCGTCAAAAACACATTATTTCCTACCTTTCCGATTTCCTATTTACCGGCGAGCGAGCGCGAACGCCCTTGAAAGCGCTATCGGGTGGTGAGCGCAACCGCGTGTTATTGGCGCGACTATTTAGTAAGCCGGCAAATTTGTTAGTGCTCGATGAACCGACCAATGATTTGGATGTTGAAACGCTGGAGCTGCTAGAGGATTTGCTGTCCGCTTACGAGGGCACAATGTTACTGGTTAGCCACGATAGATCTTTTTTGGACAATGTGGTGACCAGTTGCTTTGCGTTTGAGGGCAATGGCATCGTTAATGAGTATGTGGGTGGCTATGAAGATTGGCAGCGGCAGGGCGGCGATTGGCATAAATATAAATCTGTCGTGCCTCTGGTTGCAGCAAAAGTAGAGCCCGCTAATCAGAGTGCAAGCTCGACGACTGACAGCGCGCAAAAGTCAAAAAAACTCAGTTATAAATTGCAGCGCGAGTTGGAACAACTACCGCAAACTATCGAGCAACTCGAAAACGACATTGGCAAGTTGCAAGCGCAGATTGCCGAGGCCAGTTTTTTCGAACAAGAGCGCACAGTAACTGACGTTGTTTTGGCTGAGCTGGCAAGTCAAGAAGCCGCTTTGGAGCGTGCCTTTGAGCGTTGGTCTGAGTTGGATTCGCTCTAG
- a CDS encoding transglycosylase SLT domain-containing protein, which produces MLSLITLSALLASAQLSATEQPLLTSSSKSDQAAPANLIEQQNLPVSSTAPMLGIFATDNVKFITQRAAYLEAQKLLPNTSSRQFIELKASLKGYPLEPYIDYRILSRKLSKLPYREVDEFLDANPNSYLGNRLLRDWLLTLERKQHWHDYQSYYRADLGDTDLACYHLKARLLTGDETAYTEVTNLWNVGRSQPKACDSLFKLWQNAGQQTAQLTWSRATQAIEAKNRSLTRYLAKYAPAEIKSKLDLLVEVDRYPEHMDQVRRFAEQSPEMQFIILHGIQRLARKDAGKALKLWERYDAQHLFADQKRIETQELLIAHLSRQGLTDKVTELAQSMSNYSNIDMISGLARDALANVEWELADKWIRRLPAEELNSSRWRYWSTRIAEIQGHSLPPYPDIASSYKALAKERSFYGFLAADRLGLPFELEDEPSKVTLNDQHFVANSASILRAKELFELGQINFARQEWRFASRQFSPQQLQAAGALAANWGWYRGGIQAMIDAQSWDDLTVRFPLAFESVVKAEAKNQAMDANLLFAIARQESAFSPDAKSPVGALGLMQLMPATAKQTAKKAGITYRKHDLLSPETNVALGSRYLNEMLGRFNGNPAFAAAAYNAGPHRVTQWLSQGRDQLPLDVWIETIPFKETRGYVQNVMVFSVIYAYRNGSDIESLKDTWYVPNPAQKQSQSTSLPAGQGSTVTNGAAAY; this is translated from the coding sequence GTGCTTTCCCTAATCACCCTTTCGGCGTTGCTCGCCAGCGCACAACTGAGTGCAACAGAGCAGCCGCTATTGACCAGTAGTAGCAAGAGTGATCAGGCAGCACCCGCTAACCTTATCGAACAACAGAATTTACCCGTTAGCTCGACGGCACCCATGCTCGGTATATTTGCCACAGATAACGTCAAATTTATCACCCAAAGAGCCGCTTACCTCGAAGCACAAAAGCTCTTACCCAATACTAGCAGCCGGCAATTTATCGAGCTTAAAGCTTCGCTTAAAGGCTATCCGCTCGAGCCTTATATCGACTATCGAATTCTCTCTCGCAAATTGAGCAAGCTGCCCTATCGCGAGGTAGACGAATTTTTAGATGCCAACCCAAACAGCTACTTAGGCAATAGGCTATTGAGGGACTGGCTGCTGACGCTTGAGCGCAAGCAGCACTGGCACGACTACCAAAGCTATTACCGAGCCGACTTAGGCGATACAGACTTAGCTTGTTACCACTTAAAAGCCCGCTTGCTCACTGGCGATGAAACTGCCTATACCGAGGTTACCAACCTATGGAATGTGGGCCGCTCGCAACCAAAAGCCTGCGATAGCCTATTTAAACTTTGGCAAAACGCCGGCCAGCAGACGGCGCAACTCACCTGGTCTCGGGCGACACAGGCAATAGAGGCGAAAAATCGGAGTCTAACCCGCTACCTCGCCAAATACGCGCCGGCAGAGATAAAATCGAAGCTCGACCTGCTAGTGGAGGTTGATCGCTACCCCGAGCACATGGATCAAGTTCGACGCTTCGCCGAACAGTCGCCAGAAATGCAATTTATTATTTTGCATGGTATTCAGCGCTTGGCTCGAAAGGATGCGGGCAAAGCACTGAAGCTTTGGGAAAGGTATGACGCTCAACATCTATTTGCCGACCAGAAAAGGATTGAAACACAGGAACTGCTCATCGCCCATCTGTCTCGACAAGGGCTCACTGACAAAGTGACCGAACTTGCTCAAAGCATGAGTAACTATTCGAACATCGATATGATCAGCGGTTTAGCCCGCGACGCATTAGCAAATGTAGAGTGGGAGCTGGCCGATAAATGGATCAGACGCCTGCCGGCCGAGGAACTCAATTCTTCTAGATGGCGCTACTGGTCCACCAGAATTGCTGAAATCCAAGGCCACTCACTCCCGCCCTACCCCGATATTGCCAGCAGTTATAAAGCACTGGCAAAAGAGCGCAGCTTTTACGGTTTCTTAGCGGCAGATAGATTAGGCCTGCCCTTCGAGCTCGAGGACGAACCGTCGAAAGTTACCCTAAACGATCAACACTTTGTTGCCAACTCAGCCTCCATTTTGCGCGCTAAGGAATTGTTTGAGCTGGGCCAAATCAATTTTGCTCGGCAGGAGTGGCGCTTCGCCTCGCGCCAATTTAGCCCGCAACAATTACAAGCCGCGGGCGCTTTGGCGGCGAACTGGGGTTGGTATCGCGGTGGCATTCAAGCCATGATTGACGCACAATCTTGGGATGATTTAACCGTTCGCTTTCCATTAGCTTTTGAGTCAGTGGTTAAAGCTGAAGCCAAAAATCAAGCCATGGATGCCAACTTACTGTTCGCTATCGCGCGCCAAGAAAGTGCCTTTTCACCCGATGCGAAATCACCCGTTGGTGCACTTGGGCTGATGCAACTGATGCCTGCAACCGCAAAACAAACGGCAAAGAAAGCCGGGATCACCTATAGGAAACACGATCTCCTATCGCCGGAAACCAATGTGGCACTCGGCAGCCGCTATTTAAATGAAATGCTGGGGCGATTTAATGGTAACCCCGCCTTCGCTGCTGCCGCTTATAACGCCGGGCCCCACCGCGTTACCCAATGGCTGAGCCAAGGCCGCGATCAACTGCCACTAGACGTTTGGATTGAGACAATCCCCTTTAAAGAAACCCGTGGTTATGTGCAGAATGTCATGGTGTTTTCAGTTATTTATGCCTACCGCAACGGCAGCGATATCGAGTCTTTAAAAGACACTTGGTATGTCCCTAATCCGGCGCAAAAACAGAGCCAAAGCACCAGCCTGCCTGCAGGCCAGGGAAGCACCGTCACGAATGGAGCCGCCGCTTACTAG